Proteins encoded in a region of the Trypanosoma brucei brucei TREU927 chromosome 5, complete sequence genome:
- a CDS encoding poly(ADP-ribose) polymerase, putative produces the protein MAAKGKSTQRRSATGGANSKGASAKISPVKKSTARKGQQKTTKKTPVVTKPVPTKTTAAAGVKKKVDAAVTTQAPVTGGKRERFLRKGRGVVDVHSGKVDTCHVYERDGTVFQFTLNQTNISSNNNKFYITQLLEDDARKNYFIFARWGRVGAVGQYMLEPYLDARSAEQDFCSKFREKTRNDWVDRGRFKKVPGKYEYMEVDYGEDDDDDAGGEKPGKKKKAEKPVRESKLPKEVQDLMRLIGCRESMSQVLRELEVDTERMPLGKISKAQILRAYEVLKEIEKKLKRPLKQLEELSSRFYTLIPHAFGTRRPPVINTVDVVRQKREMLETLAELEVASTLVDMKDDEALHPLDNIYRKMKCAIQPLKPQSEVYKRIVQYVRNTQGPTHDAYTLQVVEVFTLRREDEEERYKPFKKMDNRQMLWHGSRITNFLGILSQGLRIAPPEAPCTGYMFGKGIYLSDVCSKSANYCHPPRDTNTGLLLLCEVALGKQKEYENAHYMLEPEKGTNSTKGVGRMYPDPKGAEVVKGVLWPKGCIKEDSRSTSLIYPEHIIYDVRQCVLRYLVRVSFEYK, from the coding sequence ATGGCGGCTAAAGGAAAGTCAACACAAAGGCGTTCTGCCACCGGTGGTGCTAATTCCAAAGGTGCTTCCGCTAAAATTTCTCCAGTAAAGAAGTCAACAGCGAGAAAAGGACAGCAAAAGACAACCAAGAAAACACCTGTGGTAACCAAGCCAGTGCCTACCAAAACAACTGCGGCGGCGggggtgaaaaagaaagttgatGCTGCTGTAACCACGCAAGCGCCGGTGACAGGGGGGAAGCGGGAGCGATTTCTTCGGAAGGGACGCGGCGTTGTCGACGTGCACTCGGGCAAAGTGGACACTTGCCATGTGTACGAGAGAGACGGCACCGTGTTTCAGTTTACACTgaatcaaacaaacatatcgagtaataacaataagttCTACATAACTCAACTACTTGAGGATGACGCGCGCAAAAATTACTTTATCTTTGCGCGGTGGGGCCGTGTGGGCGCTGTGGGGCAATACATGTTGGAACCGTACTTGGATGCGCGCAGTGCGGAGCAGGACTTTTGTTCCAAGTTCCGCGAGAAGACACGCAATGACTGGGTCGACCGTGGACGTTTCAAAAAGGTTCCCGGGAAGTATGAGTACATGGAGGTTGACTATGGGGaagatgatgacgatgacgcTGGTGGGGAAAAGccggggaagaagaaaaaagcggAGAAACCGGTGAGAGAGTCAAAGTTACCCAAAGAAGTTCAAGATTTGATGCGACTCATTGGGTGCAGGGAGTCGATGTCGCAGGTGCTCCGAGAGCTGGAGGTGGACACCGAACGAATGCCATTGGGGAAAATATCGAAGGCGCAGATCCTGCGCGCCTACGAAGTACTGAAGGAAATCGAGAAGAAGCTTAAGCGGCCACTGAAACAACTGGAGGAACTGTCCAGTCGCTTTTATACGCTAATACCTCACGCGTTTGGCACCAGGCGGCCTCCAGTCATCAATACAGTTGATGTGGTTCGGCAGAAAAGGGAGATGCTGGAAACACTGGCTGAGTTGGAGGTTGCGTCAACACTCGTGGACATGAAAGACGATGAGGCCTTGCATCCGTTGGACAATATCTACAGAAAGATGAAGTGTGCGATCCAGCCACTAAAACCGCAAAGCGAGGTATACAAACGTATTGTCCAGTATGTTCGCAACACTCAAGGACCTACCCACGACGCATATACCCTTCAGGTGGTGGAAGTCTTTACACTGCGGCGGGAGGACGAAGAGGAGCGATACAAACCGTTCAAGAAAATGGACAATCGCCAAATGCTGTGGCACGGCTCACGTATTACAAACTTCCTTGGTATCCTTTCACAAGGGCTTCGGATCGCACCTCCGGAGGCTCCCTGCACTGGATATATGTTTGGGAAGGGGATATACCTCTCCGATGTGTGCTCCAAGTCTGCGAATTATTGCCATCCACCACGTGACACTAATACGGGCCTTTTGCTACTCTGTGAAGTAGCGCTAGGGAAGCAGAAGGAGTATGAAAATGCACACTACATGTTAGAACCAGAGAAAGGAACAAACTCCACCAAGGGTGTTGGACGCATGTATCCCGATCCTAAAGGGGCGGAAGTTGTGAAAGGTGTGCTGTGGCCAAAGGGATGCATCAAGGAGGATTCGCGCTCCACTTCTTTAATATACCCTGAACACATCATATATGACGTCCGTCAATGCGTGTTGAGGTATCTAGTTCGTGTTTCTTTTGAGTATAAATAG